A window of the Roseburia sp. 831b genome harbors these coding sequences:
- a CDS encoding sensor histidine kinase yields the protein MVKEFLENLLVEFETEYEATVLKRKEIEIQQKENIEFIRLLDENTDECYQSFTPRDVNSKNKKKIDELKEEQKLIIKELEQIKEKENSERERIEQIKEVIACVINRGKTGSENKDQLDSEFRLKLLETQENERQRISRELHDSTVQNLTSLVHKSELCSKLVDTDPIRCRLELVNLNRSLREIINSTREMIYDLRPMSFDDIGLDVTIQDWLQKLEHNFSVNISFTIEGNMFAVSPVVEITILRVIQEGCNNAIRHGKADLIHVKLIYDLDTITIQIQDNGCGFELEELPKTSREDHSGFGLSMMKERVYLLSGTIDIVSHRGEGTIIIAKIPVKNKEERVYD from the coding sequence ATGGTAAAAGAATTTTTAGAAAATCTTCTAGTTGAATTTGAAACAGAGTATGAAGCTACTGTTTTGAAAAGAAAAGAGATTGAAATTCAACAGAAAGAGAATATTGAGTTTATCAGACTTTTGGATGAGAATACAGATGAATGTTATCAGTCGTTTACTCCAAGGGATGTGAATTCAAAGAATAAGAAAAAAATTGATGAATTAAAAGAAGAACAGAAACTCATTATAAAAGAGCTAGAGCAGATAAAGGAAAAAGAAAATTCAGAACGAGAAAGAATAGAGCAGATAAAGGAAGTAATTGCCTGTGTGATAAATAGGGGAAAGACTGGCAGTGAAAACAAGGATCAGTTAGATTCAGAGTTCCGATTGAAACTCCTTGAGACACAGGAAAATGAGAGGCAACGAATTTCAAGAGAGTTGCACGATTCTACAGTTCAGAATCTTACCAGTCTTGTTCACAAATCAGAACTTTGTTCAAAGTTGGTCGATACGGATCCGATTCGTTGTAGATTAGAACTTGTGAATTTAAATCGTTCTCTGCGAGAGATTATTAACTCTACCAGAGAGATGATTTATGATTTACGGCCGATGTCATTTGATGATATTGGGCTTGATGTTACAATTCAGGATTGGCTTCAGAAATTAGAACACAATTTTTCTGTAAATATTTCATTTACAATAGAAGGAAATATGTTTGCAGTATCACCTGTCGTAGAAATTACAATTCTACGAGTGATTCAGGAAGGATGTAACAATGCAATTCGTCATGGAAAAGCCGATTTGATTCACGTGAAACTTATTTATGATCTGGATACCATTACAATTCAGATTCAGGATAATGGATGTGGATTCGAATTAGAAGAATTGCCGAAAACATCAAGAGAGGATCATTCCGGTTTTGGATTATCTATGATGAAGGAAAGAGTGTATTTATTGTCGGGAACAATTGATATTGTTTCACACAGAGGGGAAGGAACAATAATTATCGCAAAGATACCTGTGAAGAATAAGGAGGAAAGAGTGTATGATTAA
- a CDS encoding alpha/beta fold hydrolase, producing MKKNIKHFLFLTALSAGALHVTNRFIDMRACMKNLLSTDSGDFYKWKNGDIYYSKSGSGSPILLVHDLNPASSSYEWCKLIKKLEKKHTVYTIDLLGCGRSEKPYLTYTNYLYVQLLLDFIKNVIKEKTTVVATGSSVPFTIMAANMESEQFEKLIFINPQSLQACDRTPERMTRIQKRLLELPIIGTFAYNMMMSHCTIDENFRNTYFARPQLISSKLEDLYFESAHANQSHGKYLLASILGNYTTISIKHVLSKLDVPVMLIGGRNCKDSASILESYVHYNSSFETVTLSNCKMLPQLETPDRILTILDGFLNE from the coding sequence ATGAAGAAGAATATCAAACATTTTCTTTTTTTGACCGCTCTCTCTGCTGGTGCTCTCCATGTTACCAATCGATTTATCGATATGAGAGCCTGCATGAAAAATTTGCTTTCAACAGACAGTGGTGATTTTTATAAATGGAAAAATGGTGACATCTATTATTCCAAATCTGGTTCCGGAAGTCCAATTCTTCTGGTTCATGATTTAAACCCGGCAAGCTCCTCTTATGAATGGTGCAAGCTCATCAAAAAACTTGAGAAAAAGCACACTGTATACACAATAGATTTGTTAGGATGCGGTCGTTCTGAGAAACCATATCTGACTTACACAAATTATCTATATGTGCAGTTATTATTAGACTTTATCAAAAATGTAATAAAAGAAAAAACAACTGTAGTTGCAACAGGTTCTTCTGTACCTTTTACCATTATGGCTGCTAATATGGAATCCGAACAGTTTGAAAAGTTAATTTTCATCAACCCACAGTCCTTGCAGGCCTGCGACAGAACTCCTGAACGGATGACACGAATTCAAAAACGTCTGCTGGAGCTTCCGATTATTGGAACTTTTGCATACAATATGATGATGTCTCATTGTACGATTGATGAAAATTTCCGTAACACTTATTTTGCAAGACCTCAGCTAATCTCCTCCAAATTAGAAGATTTATATTTTGAGTCTGCACACGCAAATCAGAGTCATGGAAAATATTTACTGGCAAGCATCCTTGGAAATTATACTACGATTTCCATCAAGCATGTTCTCTCAAAACTTGACGTACCGGTTATGCTCATTGGCGGAAGAAATTGTAAAGACTCTGCTTCTATCTTAGAATCCTATGTTCACTACAATTCTTCATTTGAGACTGTGACATTATCCAATTGCAAAATGCTGCCTCAATTAGAAACTCCAGACCGCATTTTAACCATTTTAGATGGCTTTTTGAATGAATAA